The proteins below are encoded in one region of Pontibacter deserti:
- a CDS encoding DUF1573 domain-containing protein: MRKNIYIIALLYLLLISFGASAQGELTFEKESHDFGKIAEGTQATYEFKVKNVGNQPVVIANVQPSCGCTTPDWTKTPILPGKTGVIKAVYNSAGRPGPFHKSISVTSNAKTPNTVIYIKGEVGPKDLKTSYTQEQKLMSPRLAVGSTNYSFGKLEKGQKAVAKFIIKNTGRQDLVVQGVQSKCNCVSYKVSKPAIKAGEQAVLELTYIPVMLKEQNEPVTVLSNDIIMPNLRLTLKADIVESLANRNMLREGEQLVPFR, encoded by the coding sequence ATGAGAAAAAACATATACATTATTGCGTTACTTTACCTGCTGCTGATTAGCTTTGGTGCCAGTGCACAAGGCGAACTTACCTTTGAAAAGGAAAGTCATGATTTTGGCAAGATTGCAGAAGGCACTCAGGCAACTTATGAATTTAAGGTAAAGAACGTGGGAAATCAGCCGGTGGTTATTGCCAATGTACAACCATCCTGTGGATGTACCACGCCGGATTGGACTAAAACTCCGATTTTACCAGGCAAAACAGGTGTTATAAAAGCCGTTTATAACAGTGCAGGGCGCCCGGGGCCGTTCCATAAGTCTATTTCGGTTACTTCAAATGCCAAAACTCCGAACACTGTTATTTACATAAAAGGAGAAGTTGGACCAAAAGATTTGAAAACCAGTTATACTCAGGAACAAAAACTGATGTCGCCGCGTTTGGCAGTTGGAAGTACAAACTACAGCTTTGGAAAACTTGAAAAAGGACAAAAAGCAGTAGCTAAATTCATAATAAAAAACACAGGTCGGCAGGACCTTGTAGTGCAGGGAGTGCAGAGCAAATGCAATTGCGTGAGCTATAAAGTATCTAAGCCTGCAATAAAAGCGGGAGAGCAGGCAGTTTTGGAACTTACATACATTCCTGTGATGTTAAAGGAGCAAAACGAGCCAGTAACCGTTTTATCAAACGATATTATAATGCCAAATCTCAGACTAACGCTGAAAGCAGATATAGTAGAGAGCCTGGCTAACAGAAATATGTTAAGGGAAGGCGAACAGCTGGT